A genomic window from Thermoanaerobaculia bacterium includes:
- a CDS encoding DUF2520 domain-containing protein, protein MKQSDLRVSLLGCGRVGGSLAMATPGARIWGRNPERARAVAASAGVQAVTDLDDALDADLILLTVPERSIPELVEKIVLTGMGKGQVAAHTAAVLGLEHLNPLADQGFRIGKCHPMFPFASPATPLPARVIFGIEGDESSAEILQSFVEMILGIPLPIHASNRVAYHLMGIFASNFLMGLLKAAESLAAGLDTKVAPAEILLPLVEGTVKNYHEMGVEKGLTGPWTRGDEETLRLHLQALHDRPDLQVIYTAMARYLLPETSPLRYIFETNPPYKES, encoded by the coding sequence CCTTCTGGGTTGCGGACGTGTGGGCGGCAGTCTGGCCATGGCCACGCCGGGAGCACGGATCTGGGGCCGAAATCCGGAAAGGGCTCGAGCGGTCGCCGCCTCTGCTGGTGTGCAGGCCGTCACCGACCTGGACGACGCCCTGGATGCCGATCTGATCCTTCTGACGGTGCCGGAGAGGTCCATACCTGAACTGGTTGAAAAGATTGTGTTGACCGGAATGGGTAAGGGGCAGGTCGCGGCCCATACGGCAGCGGTCCTGGGGTTGGAGCACCTCAACCCGCTGGCCGATCAGGGGTTTCGAATCGGAAAGTGCCATCCGATGTTCCCCTTCGCTTCTCCGGCCACACCTCTCCCTGCCCGGGTGATCTTTGGAATCGAAGGGGATGAATCTTCGGCAGAGATATTGCAATCCTTTGTTGAGATGATTCTGGGAATCCCCCTGCCCATCCATGCTTCCAACCGTGTTGCGTACCATCTTATGGGCATCTTTGCATCCAATTTCCTCATGGGGCTCCTCAAGGCCGCGGAATCCCTGGCTGCAGGTCTGGACACAAAAGTCGCCCCCGCGGAGATTCTCTTGCCCCTGGTGGAAGGTACGGTGAAGAATTATCACGAAATGGGTGTGGAAAAGGGGCTCACCGGACCATGGACGAGGGGGGATGAGGAAACCCTTCGACTCCATCTCCAGGCCCTCCACGACCGGCCGGACCTTCAGGTAATCTATACGGCGATGGCACGGTATCTTCTGCCTGAAACTTCTCCCTTGCGTTATATCTTTGAGACCAACCCCCCGTATAAGGAGTCATGA